A single genomic interval of Chitinophaga sp. 180180018-3 harbors:
- a CDS encoding TIM barrel protein, translating to MSISRRNFLMKGSLALAGTALLSKNLLAGTAPRPLLGVQLYSIREDMKKDPSGTLKQLAAMGYKNVEHAGYGQRKFYGYSAKEFRKLLDGLGLKMPSGHTVMGKQHWDAAKKDFTDEWKHTVEDAAIVGQHYVISPWLDESLRKDYNTFLGYMEVFNKSGELCKRSGMKFGYHNHDFEFSQQLNNKKLFDLILQHTDQSLVAQQLDIGNMYHAGGRALDILKQYPGRFELMHVKDEIKAAKGGEMGSEYESTVLGKGIIPVKEIIDLGKKMGGTRHFIVEQESYQGQAPLAAVKEDLAVMQQWGY from the coding sequence ATGAGTATTTCAAGAAGAAATTTCCTGATGAAAGGTTCGCTCGCGCTGGCGGGCACCGCCCTGTTGTCGAAAAACCTGCTGGCAGGTACAGCTCCCCGTCCATTGCTGGGAGTACAACTGTATTCCATACGTGAAGATATGAAGAAGGATCCTTCCGGCACGCTGAAACAGCTGGCTGCAATGGGATATAAGAATGTAGAGCATGCAGGGTACGGCCAGCGTAAATTTTACGGTTATTCCGCTAAGGAGTTCCGGAAGCTGCTGGACGGTCTCGGCCTGAAAATGCCAAGTGGCCATACCGTAATGGGAAAGCAGCATTGGGATGCAGCAAAGAAAGATTTTACTGATGAGTGGAAACATACGGTAGAAGATGCGGCGATTGTGGGGCAGCATTACGTAATCAGCCCCTGGCTGGATGAAAGTCTGCGTAAAGACTATAATACCTTCCTGGGTTATATGGAAGTATTTAATAAGAGTGGGGAACTCTGCAAACGTTCCGGTATGAAATTCGGTTACCACAACCATGATTTCGAGTTCAGCCAGCAGTTGAATAACAAGAAGCTGTTCGACCTGATCCTGCAGCATACCGATCAAAGCCTGGTAGCCCAGCAGCTCGATATCGGTAATATGTACCATGCCGGTGGCCGCGCGCTGGATATACTCAAACAATACCCCGGCCGTTTTGAACTGATGCATGTGAAGGATGAGATCAAAGCTGCCAAAGGCGGAGAAATGGGCAGCGAATATGAAAGTACCGTACTCGGGAAAGGAATTATACCGGTGAAAGAAATCATCGATCTTGGTAAGAAAATGGGAGGTACCCGTCATTTTATTGTGGAACAGGAATCCTACCAGGGACAGGCTCCACTGGCCGCTGTGAAGGAAGATCTCGCGGTGATGCAGCAATGGGGGTACTAA
- a CDS encoding SUMF1/EgtB/PvdO family nonheme iron enzyme, which translates to MKSTSLLGAIMTMIAPSMIYAQQIRLQGVEKELIAGPATQGQRAQWLDSLQQWRTHEKNRLQYNGNEYTRKELSSNGAVAMYAQIMAHDRFLYDPVSRKYTVDRFLNDLERRYGGLDAVLVWPTYPNIGIDNRNQFDLVAAMPGGKEGVKEMIRQFHKRGVKVFFPIMIWDNGTRRISIPMATALIQEMKELGADGLNGDTMNGVTEDFKDAYTLARYPLVLQPEIHIRDLKMVEWNTMSWGYYWNNWGGKFEYTPGVSLYKWLEPRHQVHITDRWAVDKVSNLQYAFFNGIGYNAWENIWGVWNQVPERYAAVIRRIRMIYRQFPDVWSSEKWEPHVPVQQAGVFASVFPGKAATVYTLVNRDNTAKTGPQIRLPHRAGNRYYDAWNGVELQPEVTGNEAQLSFPMEGNGYGAVVVVNGNAATKVLQRFLEQVHQLAQTPVNNLPDTWNPLPQQITDLPATPKPAKAPEGMVLIPATDAYRFVSEGVMIEGNELPAAIGVQYPWEQHPQRSHEHTMPVKSFYIDRYPVTNQQFRRFMDATHYHPVDDYNFLKDWKNGMYPAGWEQKPVTWVSLEDARAYAAWAGKRLPHEWEWQYAAQGTDGRAFPWGAANPANMPPTDTTREPVGPANVDAYPNGASPFGVMDLTGNIWQWTDEYTDTHTRSAVLKGGSYYRPQTSNWYFPHAKELTRHGKYLLMSPGMDRAGTLGFRCIVDN; encoded by the coding sequence ATGAAATCAACATCTCTACTGGGCGCTATCATGACAATGATAGCGCCATCTATGATTTATGCGCAACAGATCCGCCTGCAGGGCGTTGAAAAAGAGCTGATTGCCGGTCCTGCTACTCAGGGGCAACGTGCACAGTGGCTCGACTCACTCCAACAGTGGCGCACACACGAAAAGAACAGATTACAATATAACGGTAACGAATACACCCGGAAAGAGCTGAGCAGCAATGGCGCCGTAGCTATGTATGCGCAGATCATGGCGCACGATCGTTTCCTATACGATCCGGTAAGCCGGAAATATACGGTAGACCGTTTCCTGAATGACCTGGAGCGGCGTTACGGCGGACTGGATGCCGTGCTGGTATGGCCTACTTATCCGAATATCGGTATCGACAACCGGAACCAGTTCGACCTCGTAGCCGCCATGCCGGGAGGAAAGGAAGGGGTGAAAGAAATGATCCGGCAATTCCATAAACGGGGCGTAAAAGTATTTTTCCCTATCATGATCTGGGATAATGGCACCCGCCGTATATCCATACCTATGGCCACTGCACTGATTCAGGAAATGAAGGAGCTGGGCGCCGATGGATTGAACGGAGATACCATGAATGGCGTTACAGAAGATTTTAAAGATGCGTATACCCTTGCCCGTTACCCGCTCGTTCTGCAACCAGAAATCCATATCCGCGACCTGAAAATGGTGGAGTGGAATACGATGAGCTGGGGTTATTACTGGAATAACTGGGGAGGCAAGTTTGAATATACTCCCGGCGTCAGCCTTTATAAATGGCTGGAACCCCGGCACCAGGTGCATATCACCGACCGCTGGGCGGTTGATAAGGTAAGTAATTTACAGTACGCTTTCTTCAATGGCATTGGGTATAATGCCTGGGAAAATATCTGGGGTGTCTGGAATCAGGTACCGGAGCGTTATGCGGCAGTCATCCGGCGAATCAGGATGATCTACCGGCAGTTTCCGGATGTCTGGAGCAGCGAAAAATGGGAGCCGCATGTGCCGGTACAGCAGGCAGGTGTGTTCGCATCGGTGTTCCCGGGTAAGGCTGCCACAGTGTATACGCTGGTGAACCGCGACAATACCGCGAAAACGGGCCCTCAGATCCGCCTGCCGCATCGCGCAGGAAATCGTTACTATGATGCCTGGAATGGTGTGGAGCTGCAGCCGGAAGTAACGGGAAATGAAGCGCAGCTCAGTTTCCCGATGGAAGGTAATGGCTATGGCGCTGTAGTGGTGGTTAACGGCAACGCAGCTACGAAAGTACTGCAACGTTTCCTGGAACAGGTTCATCAGCTGGCACAAACACCTGTCAATAACTTACCGGATACCTGGAATCCACTGCCACAGCAGATCACAGATCTGCCGGCTACTCCGAAGCCCGCAAAAGCGCCGGAAGGCATGGTGCTCATACCCGCTACCGATGCATATCGTTTTGTTTCGGAAGGGGTGATGATAGAAGGAAATGAATTGCCTGCCGCCATCGGCGTACAATATCCGTGGGAACAGCATCCGCAGCGGTCGCACGAGCATACGATGCCGGTGAAATCATTCTACATCGATCGCTACCCGGTCACCAACCAGCAGTTCAGGCGATTTATGGATGCTACGCATTACCATCCGGTAGATGATTACAATTTCCTGAAAGACTGGAAAAACGGTATGTATCCAGCTGGTTGGGAGCAGAAGCCTGTTACCTGGGTGAGTCTTGAAGATGCGAGAGCTTATGCCGCCTGGGCGGGCAAACGCCTGCCGCATGAATGGGAATGGCAGTATGCGGCCCAGGGAACAGACGGGCGGGCCTTCCCATGGGGAGCAGCCAACCCGGCCAATATGCCGCCAACAGATACTACCAGGGAGCCGGTGGGCCCGGCTAACGTTGACGCCTATCCCAATGGCGCCAGCCCATTCGGTGTCATGGATCTTACCGGTAACATCTGGCAATGGACCGATGAATATACAGATACACATACCCGTTCGGCCGTGCTGAAAGGCGGTAGCTACTATCGTCCGCAAACCTCGAACTGGTATTTCCCCCATGCAAAGGAGCTCACACGCCACGGAAAATACCTGCTGATGTCGCCGGGAATGGACCGTGCAGGCACGCTGGGATTCCGTTGCATAGTGGATAACTGA
- a CDS encoding SGNH/GDSL hydrolase family protein encodes MKKQLLTGLATWLLSTGICAAQAPRIYKIWTPATTDSVYALEGQGWKSGLKNYYDRLPARAEGKVRDHVWHLSNSSAGLSLRFRSDADEIIVKYKVGGDKAMPHMAATGVSGVDMYARSVDGNWLWCAGRYDFGDTVVYRFEGLRKNDQHVKNTEYTLYLPLYNSVQWLSVMVPEESMIKPLPVRKEAPIVVYGTSIAQGACASRTGMAWTNILSRKLESPVINLGFSGNGRLEKEVLDFVGELDARVFVLDCLPNLVQQEYAGAVLKKRITDAVSQLQQKHPGTPILLTDHDGYTNEGTNIARKESYERANTTLHEVMDSLTKAGVKNIYLLTKADIGQDIESMVDGTHPNDIGMMNYANAYTKKIREILHMPAGTTSTTIPITQRRDAATYDWETRHNEVMEYNKTHRPDVVFIGNSITHFWGGNPVARVRNGVTSWNKYFEPKNPLNMGFGWDRVENVLWRVQHGELDGIAPHDIVMLIGTNNLQINSDEEITTGIRFLLKEIQARQPSSKIILLAILPRRNMEGRVAGINKLIGKLADKKNIRFLDAGKQFLKADGKIDESLFSDGLHPNEAGYEKIAKLIAASL; translated from the coding sequence ATGAAAAAACAATTATTAACAGGTCTTGCAACCTGGCTTCTATCAACCGGCATATGCGCTGCGCAGGCGCCGCGTATCTATAAAATATGGACTCCCGCCACTACCGACTCCGTATATGCGTTGGAGGGGCAGGGATGGAAATCCGGGTTGAAGAATTATTACGACAGGCTGCCGGCGAGGGCAGAAGGGAAAGTACGCGATCATGTCTGGCATTTATCCAATAGCAGTGCAGGGTTGAGCCTGCGTTTCAGGAGCGATGCAGACGAAATTATTGTGAAATACAAAGTAGGGGGCGATAAAGCGATGCCGCATATGGCTGCCACCGGCGTGAGCGGCGTGGATATGTATGCCAGGAGTGTTGATGGAAATTGGTTATGGTGCGCAGGGCGATACGATTTTGGTGATACAGTGGTGTATCGTTTTGAGGGATTGCGGAAGAATGACCAGCATGTGAAGAATACCGAGTACACTTTATATCTCCCGTTATATAATTCAGTACAATGGCTTTCGGTGATGGTGCCGGAAGAAAGCATGATAAAACCTCTGCCGGTTCGCAAAGAAGCGCCAATAGTAGTGTACGGTACTTCTATTGCGCAGGGGGCCTGTGCATCGCGTACGGGCATGGCGTGGACCAATATCCTGAGCCGGAAACTGGAAAGCCCGGTGATCAACCTGGGATTTTCCGGCAACGGCCGGCTGGAGAAGGAAGTCCTGGATTTCGTAGGCGAACTGGATGCACGTGTATTCGTGCTCGATTGCCTGCCGAATCTTGTTCAGCAGGAATATGCAGGAGCAGTACTAAAAAAACGTATAACCGACGCTGTTAGCCAGCTGCAGCAAAAGCACCCCGGTACGCCAATCTTACTGACAGATCACGACGGATACACCAATGAAGGTACCAACATAGCGAGGAAAGAAAGCTATGAACGGGCCAATACCACGTTGCACGAAGTGATGGATTCGCTCACAAAGGCGGGCGTGAAAAACATTTACCTGCTCACTAAGGCGGATATAGGCCAGGATATTGAGAGCATGGTAGATGGTACCCACCCCAATGATATTGGGATGATGAACTACGCAAATGCCTACACGAAGAAGATCAGGGAAATTCTGCATATGCCGGCGGGAACAACATCCACCACTATACCCATTACACAACGTCGTGATGCTGCCACGTATGATTGGGAAACCCGGCACAATGAGGTGATGGAATATAACAAGACACACCGTCCGGATGTTGTATTCATCGGCAACTCCATCACACATTTCTGGGGTGGCAATCCGGTTGCCCGTGTAAGAAACGGCGTCACCTCGTGGAATAAATACTTTGAGCCGAAGAACCCGCTGAATATGGGCTTTGGCTGGGACCGTGTAGAGAATGTGCTCTGGCGCGTACAACACGGAGAGCTGGACGGCATTGCTCCGCATGATATCGTCATGCTGATTGGTACCAATAATCTGCAGATAAATTCTGACGAAGAGATTACCACCGGGATCAGGTTTCTGTTGAAGGAAATCCAGGCCAGGCAACCATCTTCCAAAATCATTCTGCTGGCCATTCTGCCCCGCAGAAATATGGAAGGCAGGGTAGCCGGCATCAATAAGCTGATTGGCAAACTCGCTGATAAAAAGAATATCCGGTTCCTTGATGCAGGTAAGCAATTCCTGAAGGCGGATGGGAAAATAGATGAAAGTCTTTTCAGTGATGGCTTACATCCGAATGAGGCGGGTTATGAAAAAATTGCGAAACTAATAGCTGCCAGCCTCTAG
- a CDS encoding LytTR family DNA-binding domain-containing protein codes for MKVVIFEDEIHNAERLIQLLQKCQPEVEVAAVITSVEDGIRWLEQQHPVDLMLMDIQLSDGNCFELFSKTSVQTPIIFTTAYDGFALQAFKVNSIDYLMKPIDLEELRNALRKYEQFRPARNYTLDISRLAEEFLRRDSARFIGRINNQLIYVKAKDIAWLQFAKGTTWATTVSNQRVPLDYSLDQIEKLLDKHQFFRINRQFIIQIDAIKKITTYYNSRLILQLTPDVDTDVIISRERVTEFKSWLENSH; via the coding sequence ATGAAGGTTGTAATTTTTGAAGACGAAATACACAACGCCGAGCGCCTGATACAACTATTGCAGAAGTGTCAGCCTGAAGTAGAGGTGGCCGCTGTGATCACATCCGTGGAAGACGGCATCCGCTGGCTGGAACAGCAACACCCCGTTGATCTGATGTTGATGGACATTCAGCTGTCGGATGGCAACTGTTTCGAGCTCTTCAGCAAAACAAGCGTACAAACGCCCATCATATTCACCACTGCATATGACGGCTTTGCCTTACAGGCATTCAAGGTAAACAGCATCGATTATTTAATGAAACCGATCGACCTTGAAGAACTGCGCAATGCCCTCAGGAAGTATGAGCAATTCAGGCCTGCCAGGAACTATACACTGGATATCAGCAGGCTGGCAGAAGAATTCCTTCGCCGCGACAGTGCCCGTTTCATCGGACGGATCAACAACCAGCTGATCTATGTCAAAGCAAAGGACATTGCCTGGCTGCAGTTTGCCAAAGGAACTACCTGGGCTACAACCGTCAGCAATCAGCGCGTTCCGCTCGACTACTCACTTGATCAGATCGAGAAGCTGCTGGACAAACACCAGTTCTTCCGGATCAACCGGCAGTTTATCATTCAAATAGATGCCATCAAAAAAATTACTACTTATTACAATAGCAGATTAATTCTTCAATTAACGCCCGATGTTGATACTGATGTTATTATTAGCCGTGAGAGGGTTACGGAATTCAAGAGCTGGCTCGAAAACAGCCACTAA